One part of the Anaeromyxobacter sp. Fw109-5 genome encodes these proteins:
- a CDS encoding carboxypeptidase-like regulatory domain-containing protein, whose protein sequence is MICRTQRFTPLVLAAALATGGCGSDDDKSCDVARQTGCGTGLVCEPVEGGRSVCAQPVVISGNVFDLATAMGIEKARVVALDANRSPISTVAITDAAGDFSIQVSNPRTRDGAPVARDVFLRADAQGYATFPSGIRQALPVNTAGGVSLDGKLVVADPQTTDVGLIEIPSAGTGTISGTAAVPANQPGVLVVAETADGQAFSALADRNGDYAIFNLAPGDYSVRAYARGAVHPAASAAVIADQVTDVDLAMGGNATGTVSGQVQVVNPGTGKETSVILVVESTFDEALARGETPPGLRAPEAGAPSITGAWQITGVPPGRYVALAAFENDLLVRDPDVCISGTDIQHLEVVAGVPTGAVDFKVTGALDVISPGANGPELLTTATPKLVWEDDSSEDAYEITIVDAFGVPVFPEPVIIAGASGGNPEYQVVDPLPPGYYQFKVKSAKAGCYLSQTEDLKGVFIVP, encoded by the coding sequence GTGATCTGCAGAACCCAGCGCTTCACCCCGCTCGTCCTCGCCGCTGCCCTCGCGACCGGCGGGTGCGGCTCGGACGACGACAAGTCCTGCGACGTGGCGAGGCAGACCGGCTGCGGCACCGGGCTCGTGTGCGAGCCGGTCGAGGGCGGCCGCAGCGTCTGCGCGCAGCCGGTCGTCATCAGCGGCAACGTGTTCGACCTCGCGACCGCGATGGGCATCGAGAAGGCGCGCGTGGTCGCCCTCGACGCCAACCGCTCGCCCATCAGCACGGTCGCGATCACCGACGCCGCCGGCGACTTCAGCATCCAGGTGTCGAACCCGCGCACGAGGGACGGCGCGCCCGTCGCCCGCGACGTCTTCCTCCGCGCGGACGCGCAGGGCTACGCGACCTTCCCCTCCGGCATCCGCCAGGCGCTGCCCGTCAACACGGCGGGGGGCGTCAGCCTCGACGGCAAGCTCGTGGTCGCGGATCCGCAGACCACCGACGTCGGCCTCATCGAGATCCCCTCCGCCGGCACCGGCACCATCTCCGGCACCGCCGCGGTGCCCGCGAACCAGCCGGGGGTGCTCGTGGTGGCAGAGACGGCCGACGGCCAGGCCTTCAGCGCCCTCGCGGACCGGAACGGCGACTACGCGATCTTCAACCTCGCGCCCGGTGATTACTCCGTGCGGGCCTACGCGCGCGGCGCGGTTCACCCGGCCGCGAGCGCGGCCGTGATCGCGGACCAGGTGACGGACGTGGATCTCGCCATGGGCGGCAACGCCACCGGGACGGTCAGCGGCCAGGTCCAGGTCGTCAACCCCGGCACGGGCAAGGAGACCTCGGTCATCCTCGTCGTCGAGTCCACGTTCGACGAGGCCCTCGCGCGCGGCGAGACGCCCCCCGGCCTGCGCGCGCCGGAGGCCGGCGCCCCCTCGATCACGGGCGCGTGGCAGATCACCGGCGTGCCGCCCGGCCGCTACGTCGCGCTCGCCGCGTTCGAGAACGACCTGCTCGTGAGGGATCCCGACGTCTGCATCTCCGGCACGGACATCCAGCACCTCGAGGTCGTCGCGGGCGTCCCGACGGGCGCCGTCGACTTCAAGGTCACCGGCGCCCTGGACGTGATCTCGCCGGGCGCCAACGGCCCGGAGCTGCTGACGACGGCGACCCCGAAGCTCGTCTGGGAGGACGACAGCTCGGAGGATGCGTACGAGATCACGATCGTCGACGCGTTCGGCGTCCCGGTCTTTCCCGAGCCGGTGATCATCGCCGGAGCGAGCGGCGGGAACCCGGAGTACCAGGTCGTCGATCCCCTTCCTCCGGGGTATTACCAGTTCAAGGTCAAGTCGGCGAAGGCCGGCTGCTATCTGTCCCAGACCGAGGATCTGAAGGGCGTCTTCATCGTCCCGTAG
- the otsB gene encoding trehalose-phosphatase: MIPDLLAPASRAAVAAFAHDRALLAFDFDGTLAPIVEDPARAAMRPDTRALLRVAALLYPCVVVSGRSRADLAPRLEGIPLVAWVGNHGAEAGFGPVDRSPRSAVLAWRGALAARLGAMPGVEVEDKGLSLAVHYRRAPDPVAAERDIRAATLELPGARVFGGHCVVNAVPGDAPTKGDAIAELLERSGCRTALYVGDDTTDEDAFRAPGVMGVRIGEGAGSAAAYRLASQEGIDELLRLLVEERSRLDGQRARAESLARAVRSSREA, encoded by the coding sequence ATGATCCCCGACCTGCTCGCCCCCGCCTCGCGCGCCGCCGTCGCCGCCTTCGCCCACGACCGCGCGCTCCTCGCCTTCGACTTCGACGGCACGCTCGCGCCCATCGTCGAGGATCCCGCGCGCGCGGCGATGCGCCCGGACACCCGCGCGCTCCTGCGCGTCGCGGCGCTGCTCTACCCGTGCGTCGTCGTCTCCGGGCGCTCGCGGGCGGATCTCGCGCCGCGCCTCGAAGGCATCCCGCTCGTCGCCTGGGTCGGCAACCACGGCGCCGAGGCGGGCTTCGGTCCGGTGGATCGCTCGCCGCGCTCCGCCGTGCTCGCCTGGCGCGGCGCGCTCGCGGCGCGACTCGGCGCCATGCCCGGCGTCGAGGTCGAGGACAAGGGGCTCTCGCTCGCCGTCCACTACCGCCGCGCCCCCGACCCGGTCGCGGCCGAGCGCGACATCCGCGCGGCCACCCTGGAGCTCCCCGGCGCGCGCGTGTTCGGCGGGCACTGCGTGGTGAACGCCGTCCCGGGCGACGCCCCGACCAAGGGGGACGCCATCGCGGAGCTGCTCGAGCGGAGCGGCTGCCGGACCGCGCTCTACGTGGGGGACGACACCACCGACGAGGACGCGTTCCGCGCGCCCGGCGTGATGGGCGTCCGGATCGGGGAGGGTGCCGGGAGCGCCGCCGCTTACCGGCTCGCGTCGCAGGAGGGGATCGACGAGCTCCTGCGCCTGCTCGTCGAGGAGCGCAGCCGGCTCGACGGGCAGCGCGCCCGCGCGGAGTCGCTCGCTCGCGCCGTGAGGTCCTCGCGCGAGGCCTAG
- a CDS encoding HAMP domain-containing sensor histidine kinase codes for MHARSSDPVVRMDHERRLASHLVDADRGLSSPEEHEAAREAVDAVGQYLIASRLGQPGEEAALEQAYASVGELVNVNIAHARAARARAVRWQTVADAAGIAVALAIVAASSVLVWWLRARALRPVLELSNALARFGGGDPNVRANEEGPEEVARMARDFNRMADALARQRQGQAAFLASVAHDLRNPVSALKLTAAAIPPGTPLPPEPRLRRAVDVVRRQAAKLERMLNDLLDTARIEAGEVEMRVERVDLRDLVRSALELFEGTSSRHRLVSEVPDHAVPVYCDPLRIEQVLANLLSNAIKYSPAGGEVRASLRTSKGEAVIQVADHGIGIAERDRTAIFEPFRRTGNLRSAVAGAGLGLYVVRRLVEAHAGSISVASMEGVGTIFTVRLPLAHDAPQLVPESTPAAPAP; via the coding sequence GTGCACGCGCGCAGCAGCGACCCGGTCGTGCGGATGGATCACGAGCGGCGTCTCGCGTCTCACCTCGTGGACGCCGACCGGGGCCTCTCGTCGCCGGAGGAGCACGAGGCGGCGCGGGAGGCCGTCGACGCGGTCGGGCAGTACCTGATCGCCAGCCGGCTGGGCCAGCCCGGCGAGGAGGCCGCCCTCGAGCAGGCCTACGCCTCGGTCGGCGAGCTGGTGAACGTGAACATCGCGCACGCGCGCGCCGCTCGTGCCCGCGCGGTCCGCTGGCAGACGGTCGCGGACGCCGCCGGCATCGCCGTCGCGCTCGCGATCGTCGCGGCGTCCTCGGTGCTGGTCTGGTGGCTCCGGGCCAGGGCGCTACGGCCCGTGCTCGAGCTGTCGAACGCCCTCGCGCGCTTCGGCGGCGGAGATCCCAACGTCCGCGCGAACGAGGAGGGGCCCGAGGAGGTCGCGCGCATGGCGCGGGACTTCAACCGCATGGCCGACGCGCTGGCGCGGCAGCGGCAGGGGCAAGCAGCGTTCCTCGCGAGCGTCGCGCACGACCTCCGCAACCCGGTCTCCGCGCTCAAGCTCACGGCCGCGGCGATCCCGCCGGGCACACCCCTCCCACCCGAGCCCCGGCTTCGCCGGGCGGTGGACGTGGTGCGACGCCAGGCGGCGAAGCTCGAGCGGATGCTGAACGACCTGCTCGACACCGCACGGATCGAGGCCGGCGAGGTCGAGATGCGCGTCGAGCGGGTGGACCTGCGGGACCTCGTCCGGAGCGCGCTCGAGCTCTTCGAGGGCACCTCGTCGCGCCACCGCCTCGTCTCGGAGGTCCCGGATCACGCGGTGCCGGTGTACTGCGACCCGCTGCGCATCGAGCAGGTGCTCGCCAACCTGCTCTCGAACGCCATCAAGTACTCGCCCGCCGGCGGCGAGGTGCGGGCCTCGCTCCGCACCTCGAAGGGGGAGGCCGTGATCCAGGTGGCCGACCACGGCATCGGCATCGCCGAGCGCGATCGGACCGCGATCTTCGAACCGTTCCGGCGCACCGGCAACCTGCGCTCGGCGGTCGCGGGGGCCGGGCTGGGCCTGTACGTGGTCAGGCGGCTCGTCGAGGCGCACGCGGGCAGCATCAGCGTCGCGAGCATGGAGGGGGTGGGGACGATCTTCACGGTCCGGCTGCCGCTCGCGCACGACGCACCGCAGCTCGTGCCGGAGAGCACGCCGGCCGCGCCCGCGCCGTGA
- a CDS encoding chloride channel protein: protein MTEPSGDPSPWRALRGALSRWMDAAGTTGRALQGGLALLVPEAPLELRIAGRVLLHAAVVGLLAGAVGAAFFAALELGQHLLLHGLAGFEPARARGEAVVAGGGEAAFRPWLLALLPAVGGLVSGLITTRLAPEAAGGGGDATIEAYHRGGLFRWRVAPVKFAAAFAALSSGGSGGREGPTMQIGAAIGSLAARLLPTTRRERRVLFVAGVAAGISAVFRTPLGAALLATEMLYRDDFEADALVPSILASVVAYSVVIAAFGETTLLGFRARFPFDPRQLPLFAGLALLVSLAAVAFVRLLRAVQAAARKLPGPTWLRPALGGLAAGLLGAGMAIALGSWRGPEARGFTVLGGGYGTAQVAMDGAPWFPGGWQLVALLLAVAAAKALASALTIGCGAAVGDFAPSLVIGGLVGTAFGHAARAALGDPAIEPAAFALVGMGAFYGGVAHVPLSALVLVAELAGSYDLLVPMMLTVGISYVVLRRWSLYPTQPTSRAEASGAPGEALRAALARPVAELLVAPELPDFREDAPLAAVAAASAGAAQRVALVRGADGRPRGLVDLGLLGALAPAELGWTRAADAMVPFVTLVPSATWREAIAALHRRGLPQLPVVQAGTTTVLGWVGERELARAALALELGGEGQGAAVQPDRG from the coding sequence GTGACCGAGCCCTCCGGCGACCCTTCCCCGTGGCGGGCCCTGCGCGGAGCGCTCTCGCGCTGGATGGACGCGGCCGGCACGACGGGCCGGGCGCTACAGGGCGGGCTCGCGCTGCTCGTCCCGGAGGCCCCGCTCGAGCTGCGCATCGCGGGGCGCGTGCTCCTCCACGCCGCCGTCGTCGGCCTCCTCGCCGGCGCCGTCGGGGCCGCGTTCTTCGCGGCCCTCGAGCTCGGACAGCACCTGCTGCTCCACGGCCTCGCGGGGTTCGAGCCCGCGCGCGCGCGAGGCGAGGCAGTCGTCGCCGGCGGGGGCGAGGCGGCGTTCCGGCCCTGGCTCCTCGCGCTCCTCCCCGCAGTCGGCGGGCTCGTGAGCGGCCTCATCACCACCCGGCTCGCGCCGGAGGCGGCGGGCGGCGGCGGGGACGCCACCATCGAGGCCTACCACCGCGGCGGGCTGTTCCGCTGGCGGGTCGCGCCGGTGAAGTTCGCGGCCGCCTTCGCGGCGCTGTCGTCGGGCGGCTCGGGCGGCAGGGAGGGCCCGACGATGCAGATCGGCGCCGCCATCGGCTCCCTCGCGGCCCGGCTCCTCCCCACGACCCGCCGGGAGCGGCGGGTGCTCTTCGTCGCGGGCGTCGCCGCCGGGATCTCGGCGGTCTTCCGCACGCCGCTCGGCGCCGCCCTGCTCGCGACGGAGATGCTCTACCGCGACGACTTCGAGGCCGACGCCCTCGTCCCCTCGATCCTCGCGAGCGTCGTCGCCTACTCGGTCGTGATCGCCGCCTTCGGCGAGACGACGCTCCTCGGCTTCAGGGCGCGCTTCCCCTTCGACCCGCGCCAGCTCCCGCTCTTCGCGGGGCTCGCGCTGCTGGTCTCGCTCGCCGCGGTCGCGTTCGTCCGCCTGCTGAGGGCGGTGCAGGCGGCGGCCCGCAAGCTGCCCGGGCCCACCTGGCTGCGCCCCGCGCTGGGGGGCCTCGCCGCCGGCCTCCTCGGCGCCGGGATGGCGATCGCGCTCGGCTCCTGGCGCGGTCCCGAGGCGCGCGGGTTCACCGTCCTCGGAGGGGGCTACGGCACCGCGCAGGTCGCGATGGACGGCGCGCCCTGGTTTCCCGGCGGCTGGCAGCTCGTCGCCCTCCTGCTCGCGGTGGCGGCGGCGAAGGCGCTCGCCTCCGCCCTCACCATCGGCTGCGGCGCGGCGGTGGGGGACTTCGCGCCGTCGCTGGTCATCGGGGGCCTCGTGGGCACCGCCTTCGGGCACGCCGCGCGCGCCGCGCTCGGAGATCCCGCGATCGAGCCCGCCGCCTTCGCGCTCGTCGGGATGGGCGCGTTCTACGGCGGGGTCGCGCACGTGCCCCTCTCCGCGCTCGTGCTCGTCGCGGAGCTGGCGGGGAGCTACGACCTGCTCGTCCCGATGATGCTCACCGTGGGGATCTCCTACGTCGTGCTCCGTCGCTGGTCGCTGTACCCGACGCAGCCGACGAGCCGGGCCGAGGCGTCCGGCGCCCCGGGCGAGGCGCTGCGTGCCGCGCTCGCGCGCCCCGTGGCGGAGCTCCTCGTGGCGCCCGAGCTGCCGGACTTCCGCGAGGACGCGCCGCTCGCGGCCGTCGCGGCGGCGAGCGCCGGGGCCGCGCAGCGCGTCGCGCTGGTCCGCGGCGCCGACGGCCGTCCGCGCGGGCTCGTGGATCTCGGCCTGCTCGGCGCGCTCGCCCCCGCCGAGCTCGGCTGGACGCGCGCGGCCGACGCGATGGTCCCCTTCGTGACGCTGGTTCCCTCCGCCACCTGGCGGGAGGCGATCGCGGCGCTCCATCGCCGCGGGTTGCCGCAGCTCCCGGTCGTCCAGGCCGGCACGACCACCGTGCTCGGCTGGGTGGGGGAGCGAGAGCTGGCGCGCGCGGCGCTGGCGCTCGAGCTGGGGGGCGAAGGCCAGGGCGCGGCCGTCCAGCCCGACCGCGGCTAG